In one window of candidate division WOR-3 bacterium DNA:
- a CDS encoding DUF362 domain-containing protein, whose product MGSRSKVAVLFTRPETVLDDYVRLIKMAEADKFLKPGVTTILKDNISWHYPMPGANTTPWQLEGTIVGLRKLGYDDLVVVQNKTVVIDTHKGEDLNRYVPIFQRCGIPVRYNFKETDMKWIPFTPKAKMLALNHIYPEGLRIPDYFIGKNIVHLPTVKCHIYTTTTGAMKNAFGGLLSTHRHYTHTWIHETLVDLLAIQKEIHPGIFAVMDGTTAGNGPGPRTVKPVVKNVILASADQVAIDAVAAKMMGFDPMAIKYIRLAHEQGLGVGDVKEIEIVGDDISQENWHFEVGVSFHRFLGWLSWYGPTRVLQKLIFRTWLVNIPIFISEFNHDFVHWPLKERKIFERWRQETGWGRLFQEYEKKGCLLH is encoded by the coding sequence GAAGCCCGGCGTGACAACAATTCTCAAGGACAACATCTCCTGGCACTATCCGATGCCCGGGGCAAATACGACCCCTTGGCAACTGGAAGGTACAATTGTCGGGTTGAGGAAACTGGGGTACGATGACCTGGTTGTTGTCCAGAATAAGACGGTGGTTATCGACACGCATAAGGGTGAGGACCTGAATCGTTATGTGCCGATTTTTCAGCGCTGCGGGATTCCGGTGCGCTACAACTTCAAGGAAACCGATATGAAGTGGATTCCGTTTACGCCCAAGGCAAAAATGCTGGCGCTAAACCATATCTACCCGGAAGGTCTGCGGATTCCCGACTACTTCATCGGCAAGAATATCGTTCACCTGCCGACGGTGAAGTGTCATATCTATACTACAACCACCGGCGCGATGAAAAACGCCTTCGGCGGGCTTTTGTCCACGCACCGGCATTACACCCACACCTGGATTCACGAGACGCTGGTTGACCTGCTGGCGATTCAAAAGGAGATTCACCCGGGCATTTTTGCGGTGATGGATGGTACAACCGCGGGCAACGGTCCGGGACCAAGAACGGTCAAACCGGTGGTGAAGAATGTTATTTTAGCATCGGCGGACCAGGTGGCGATTGATGCAGTAGCGGCAAAGATGATGGGTTTTGACCCGATGGCGATTAAGTACATCCGGCTGGCGCATGAGCAGGGTCTGGGCGTGGGCGATGTCAAGGAGATTGAGATTGTCGGTGATGACATTTCTCAGGAGAACTGGCATTTTGAGGTTGGTGTTTCGTTTCACCGGTTTCTGGGCTGGCTCTCCTGGTACGGTCCCACCCGGGTGTTGCAAAAGTTGATATTCCGCACCTGGCTGGTAAACATCCCGATTTTTATCTCGGAGTTTAATCACGACTTCGTACACTGGCCCCTGAAGGAACGAAAGATTTTTGAGCGCTGGCGGCAGGAAACCGGCTGGGGCCGGTTGTTTCAGGAGTACGAGAAGAAAGGCTGCTTGCTTCATTAA